In Musa acuminata AAA Group cultivar baxijiao chromosome BXJ3-9, Cavendish_Baxijiao_AAA, whole genome shotgun sequence, a single genomic region encodes these proteins:
- the LOC103998358 gene encoding tricetin 3',4',5'-O-trimethyltransferase-like translates to MASMGSIRDVMQPTLDEDEEACTYALHLAIGSVLPMALKAAIELELLEIIVSAGPGAMLGPADIAAKLPTANPQAAVMVDRILRLLAAYSVVSCTVEAGDDGRPSHKYGAARVCKYLTKNEDGVSLESMSLMNQDKVLMESWYYLKDAVLEGGIPFNKATGMAPFEYHGSDPRFNWLFNDSMRGHSTILMKKLLQVYRGFDSIKVLVDVGGGIGATLHMITSRHSHVKGVNFDLPHVICEAPRYPGVEYVSGDMFIGIPSGDAIFLKWILHDWSDEHCVKILKNCWKALPEKGKVIVLESVLPTIQESTPQAKCAYETDVIMLAHSDGGRERTQKEFQDLARDASFSGFNITYLFAATWVMEFTK, encoded by the exons ATGGCAAGCATGGGATCCATCAGGGATGTGATGCAGCCGACGCTCGATGAGGACGAGGAGGCATGCACGTACGCCCTGCATCTGGCGATCGGCTCCGTCCTCCCCATGGCCCTCAAGGCCGCCATCGAGCTCGAGCTACTGGAGATCATCGTCAGTGCCGGCCCCGGCGCCATGCTCGGCCCAGCCGACATCGCGGCCAAGCTGCCAACCGCAAACCCGCAGGCTGCAGTCATGGTGGACAGGATCCTCCGACTGCTCGCCGCCTACAGCGTTGTCAGCTGCACCGTCGAGGCCGGCGACGACGGCCGCCCCTCGCATAAGTACGGCGCCGCGCGCGTCTGCAAGTACTTGACCAAGAACGAGGACGGCGTGTCCCTGGAATCCATGAGTTTGATGAACCAAGACAAGGTCCTCATGGAAAGCTG GTATTACTTGAAGGATGCGGTGTTGGAAGGCGGCATCCCCTTCAACAAGGCCACCGGGATGGCGCCGTTCGAATACCACGGAAGCGACCCGCGGTTCAACTGGCTGTTCAACGACAGCATGAGGGGTCACTCCACCATCCTCATGAAGAAGCTACTCCAAGTTTACCGCGGCTTTGACAGCATCAAGGTGCTCGTCGACGTTGGTGGCGGCATCGGCGCCACACTCCACATGATCACCTCCAGGCACTCCCACGTCAAGGGCGTCAACTTCGACCTTCCTCATGTCATCTGTGAGGCACCACGCTACCCAG GAGTGGAGTATGTTAGTGGAGATATGTTTATAGGAATCCCAAGTGGAGATGCCATTTTCTTGAAG TGGATTCTTCATGATTGGAGTGATGAGCATTGTGTGAAGATATTGAAGAATTGTTGGAAGGCACTGCCCGAGAAAGGAAAGGTGATTGTGTTGGAAAGTGTTCTACCAACAATCCAGGAGTCGACTCCTCAAGCCAAATGTGCTTATGAAACAGATGTTATCATGTTGGCTCACAGCGATGGAGGCAGGGAGAGGACCCAAAAGGAGTTCCAGGACCTGGCAAGGGATGCTAGCTTCTCAGGATTCAACATCACTTATCTCTTCGCCGCTACTTGGGTCATGGAATTCACCAAATAG